One Rubripirellula amarantea DNA segment encodes these proteins:
- a CDS encoding toprim domain-containing protein: protein MFPRLPIKLHDCYQHGVGTEAEIFIVEGDSASKAAVRARSPRTQAVLPMQGKPLNAWKASRSAVAKNELYLALIDALGAGWGETFNLASLRYERVTLLFDPDADGIHCGALALMFFYRWMRPALQAGRIGVVRPPVYEIASLDRSEVLHAYSEDHYQKIKAALDEKNAKYHTQKYRGLASMNESALVATCIDPATRNRSVCDCKDAEAAIRVFGGQLPK from the coding sequence ATGTTTCCTAGACTGCCAATCAAACTTCACGATTGCTACCAGCACGGTGTCGGAACGGAAGCCGAAATCTTCATCGTCGAAGGTGATTCCGCGTCCAAGGCGGCGGTCCGCGCCCGCAGTCCTCGGACCCAAGCGGTCTTGCCAATGCAGGGCAAGCCACTGAACGCTTGGAAGGCAAGTCGCAGCGCCGTGGCGAAGAACGAGTTGTACTTAGCTTTGATCGACGCGCTCGGTGCGGGGTGGGGGGAAACGTTCAACTTGGCATCGCTACGTTACGAGCGTGTAACCCTGTTGTTTGACCCTGACGCCGACGGGATTCACTGTGGTGCGTTGGCGTTGATGTTCTTCTACCGTTGGATGCGGCCAGCACTGCAGGCAGGTCGAATCGGTGTCGTCCGACCACCGGTCTACGAGATCGCTTCCCTTGATCGTTCCGAGGTTTTGCATGCCTACAGCGAAGATCACTACCAAAAAATCAAAGCCGCACTGGATGAAAAGAATGCGAAATATCACACCCAAAAGTATCGAGGCTTGGCCAGCATGAATGAGTCGGCGTTGGTCGCGACCTGTATCGATCCGGCGACCCGCAATCGGAGCGTGTGCGATTGTAAGGACGCTGAGGCCGCGATTCGTGTTTTCGGCGGCCAATTGCCGAAGTGA
- a CDS encoding PQQ-binding-like beta-propeller repeat protein — MRNSTTIVSVFLTAFFLANAGSSESVGVPGNIACAEDMPSSADWNQWRGPQRDGHSLSPSWPASLSEGFSLVWEKPLGPSYSGPVTSNNLVYTTETVDKKSERVTAFDIESGEVAWTVSWEGAMAVPFFAAANGDWIRATPACNGDALVVLGMRDVLVCLDAKTGNERWRVDFPKVIGSSLPAFGAVCSPLIDGENVYVQTGGPTVKVSLTDGSVRWQSLAGGDSMMSSGAFSSPIIGEVAGQRQLLVQTRSELCGVDLQTGESLWRQPVEAFRGMNILTPTLIGNKIFTAAHSGRSQLFEVTHDDEDGWRVDELWNQKTQGYMSSPVVIKDQIYLHAKNQRFTSFDIASGHIRWTSKPFGKYCSMIVNDDQILALDSSGALNLIAHDEKSLRILDSADVAEDAWAHLAIAGDRLFVRDLAALKVFRFKKSLGE; from the coding sequence ATGCGAAATTCAACGACCATCGTTTCTGTCTTTCTAACCGCTTTCTTTTTGGCGAACGCGGGCTCGTCCGAGAGCGTCGGCGTCCCAGGCAACATCGCCTGTGCAGAGGATATGCCTTCTAGCGCAGATTGGAACCAGTGGCGTGGTCCCCAGCGTGATGGTCATTCACTTTCCCCATCATGGCCAGCGTCGCTGAGTGAGGGATTCTCTTTGGTTTGGGAGAAACCGCTTGGACCGAGCTATAGCGGTCCAGTGACTTCAAACAACTTGGTCTACACCACAGAAACGGTGGACAAGAAGTCCGAACGAGTGACAGCCTTCGATATAGAAAGCGGCGAAGTTGCCTGGACCGTTTCCTGGGAAGGAGCGATGGCCGTACCTTTCTTCGCCGCCGCCAACGGCGATTGGATCCGCGCGACACCTGCTTGCAACGGAGACGCACTGGTTGTGTTGGGGATGCGTGACGTACTGGTATGCCTGGACGCGAAGACGGGCAACGAACGGTGGCGGGTCGATTTCCCCAAGGTGATCGGATCAAGTTTGCCAGCTTTCGGTGCAGTTTGCTCTCCGTTAATCGACGGCGAAAACGTTTACGTTCAAACGGGTGGTCCCACGGTCAAAGTCTCACTCACCGACGGTAGCGTACGCTGGCAATCGCTAGCCGGTGGAGACAGCATGATGAGCAGCGGTGCGTTTTCAAGTCCGATCATCGGTGAAGTGGCAGGCCAAAGACAATTGCTCGTTCAAACGCGAAGCGAGTTGTGTGGTGTTGATTTGCAGACGGGCGAATCACTATGGCGACAACCTGTCGAAGCGTTCCGAGGCATGAACATTCTGACCCCCACGTTGATCGGAAACAAAATCTTCACAGCGGCACACAGTGGTCGATCGCAGCTCTTCGAAGTCACACATGACGACGAGGATGGATGGCGTGTTGATGAACTTTGGAATCAAAAAACCCAGGGCTACATGTCGTCACCCGTTGTGATCAAAGATCAGATTTATCTGCATGCCAAAAACCAACGCTTCACATCATTCGATATCGCGTCAGGACACATCCGCTGGACGAGCAAACCGTTTGGGAAATATTGCAGCATGATCGTCAACGACGATCAAATTCTCGCACTTGATAGCAGCGGGGCGTTGAATTTGATTGCTCATGATGAGAAATCACTCCGCATCCTGGATTCGGCTGACGTTGCCGAGGACGCTTGGGCTCATCTAGCAATCGCTGGCGACCGATTATTCGTCCGAGACTTGGCTGCGTTGAAAGTTTTTCGTTTCAAAAAGTCACTAGGCGAATAA
- a CDS encoding acyltransferase family protein, producing the protein MSNELNPSFSPTPQRRRHDMDALRGVAMLLGIVLHGAISFIPGAGGWAVKDPVSSEGFAWLLAGIHGFRMPLFFLISGYFTMMLYRRRGMASLLRQRTKRILVPMLIGLITIIPANWIVSAYVGEQIQATQETQPTESPTDIFASAASGDVEQVRKLIDEGADIDQRSADGATALLIASFFGRVEVVELLLARGADPNIANHNGDLPNTVLAAPWGITQWLADLSKVQVQRDEVEAGRRRIAGLLPKVPDGQVATKAGELRGLLFDFPLFGHLWFLWFLTWLVAGFAIVMTVARWLRFKALPDWMTGRFCYLWLIPATMAAQSFMRNFGTGFGPDTSLGLLPIPSVLIYYALFFGFGAICFDREKRSEHGQLQIGNLWWVTIPACLLLVFPVGLILTHMENAEMRWGGLLAQSCFAWMMTFGMMGLFRKHLSHPSATMRYLSDSSYWLYLAHIPLIIYVQYWVYHYQLPAAIKFAIVCSVTTVILLLSYHWFIRYTPIGTLLNGKRSRTPESDRVLEAVLLER; encoded by the coding sequence ATGTCAAACGAGTTGAACCCGTCATTCTCGCCAACGCCCCAACGTCGTCGACACGACATGGATGCACTGCGTGGGGTGGCGATGTTGCTAGGAATTGTGCTGCACGGGGCAATTTCGTTCATTCCCGGCGCTGGCGGATGGGCGGTCAAAGATCCGGTGTCAAGCGAGGGATTTGCGTGGTTGTTGGCCGGGATTCATGGCTTTCGCATGCCGCTGTTCTTTTTGATTAGCGGCTACTTCACCATGATGCTCTACCGTCGTCGCGGGATGGCGTCCTTGCTGCGGCAACGGACGAAACGCATTTTGGTGCCAATGCTAATCGGCCTGATCACGATCATTCCCGCTAACTGGATAGTATCGGCATACGTCGGCGAACAAATTCAGGCGACACAGGAAACTCAGCCGACCGAGTCGCCAACCGACATTTTTGCATCGGCAGCAAGTGGTGATGTCGAACAAGTTCGCAAGCTGATTGATGAAGGAGCCGACATCGACCAACGATCCGCCGACGGTGCAACGGCATTGTTGATTGCATCATTTTTCGGACGCGTTGAAGTTGTCGAACTTCTACTCGCTCGCGGTGCCGACCCGAACATTGCTAATCATAATGGTGACCTTCCCAACACGGTCCTGGCTGCCCCCTGGGGAATCACGCAATGGCTCGCAGATCTGTCCAAGGTGCAAGTTCAACGAGATGAAGTTGAAGCTGGTCGCAGGAGGATTGCCGGACTGCTTCCCAAGGTTCCCGACGGACAGGTTGCGACAAAAGCAGGCGAACTTCGGGGGTTGCTCTTTGACTTTCCTCTCTTCGGTCACCTTTGGTTTCTTTGGTTTCTCACATGGCTTGTCGCTGGCTTTGCGATTGTGATGACAGTCGCCAGATGGCTGCGTTTCAAGGCGTTACCGGATTGGATGACGGGCCGCTTTTGTTATTTGTGGCTAATTCCCGCAACGATGGCAGCACAAAGTTTCATGAGGAATTTTGGCACTGGATTTGGACCTGATACATCGTTGGGATTGCTGCCAATACCATCCGTGTTGATTTACTACGCTTTGTTTTTTGGTTTCGGAGCAATCTGTTTTGATCGCGAGAAACGCTCTGAACATGGGCAACTGCAAATTGGCAATTTGTGGTGGGTCACGATTCCAGCCTGCCTGTTGCTCGTATTCCCCGTTGGATTGATTCTGACGCATATGGAAAACGCCGAAATGCGTTGGGGTGGTCTTCTTGCTCAGTCTTGCTTCGCTTGGATGATGACGTTTGGCATGATGGGGCTATTCCGCAAACACCTTTCGCATCCTAGCGCCACGATGCGATACTTGTCGGATTCATCTTATTGGCTTTACCTGGCACATATTCCATTGATTATCTATGTCCAGTATTGGGTGTATCACTATCAGCTACCAGCGGCGATCAAGTTTGCCATCGTATGTTCGGTAACGACTGTGATTTTGCTGCTGAGCTATCACTGGTTCATTCGTTACACGCCGATTGGAACGTTGTTGAATGGCAAACGTTCACGGACACCCGAGTCGGACCGTGTCCTTGAAGCGGTACTGCTCGAACGCTAA